Proteins encoded within one genomic window of uncultured Desulfobacter sp.:
- a CDS encoding amino acid adenylation domain-containing protein — MSTKPYDNIYPLSLIQEDIWLSQMIHNEIPLYNIGGNVKINGYIDVDVFIEAHQRMTQENDALRIVFHKGDTLPSLSFYDTAPKIELKDFSNHADPDKAAMQWWETQFCKPFKIHDSQLARYFLLKICEKKFYYAACAHHLTVDGYGFALLHQRLLENYNALIKGPKDTRSKPSYVDFISNDLAYRSSDNFSRAKAYWSNKFKSIPKPVIPRRYAAGYEKTATPSAFSHIWLSPDFYHQLIKYSKQRQGNVFFLMAAVLYTYFLRTTDIKQFVFSIPLLNRPTGEFMETIGPFVNVVPVCLDFGLDIDIQTFFKLLKTELKESFPHQRFPIGEINRAAKLKKTGRDQLFDVSLSYEKFNYNVMDYNGAGFEVNTMHNGWDQTPLTLAIKEYQKETGVKLEFYYNLAAYKPDEIAFLMERVRYMLQQLLDKPDIPLNRLNILPELESKKLLVEFNHQGQPHFTPCKTICQTIAEAAETYPDHTAVQLGSRQISYRNLNDKSERLASYLRPLLEKPETIVGVYVDRSIELVVGILAILKAGGAYVPLDPNYPQKRINFMIEDSGTSTILTLNKFASRLAEYQTRHIIALDNFPYENQAVQRTKPVLNADHLAYVIYTSGTTGKPKGVMCTHGGLANLVAAQNKIFGICHDSRVLQFASLNFDASVSEMFTTLSAGATLVLAEKDNLMPGPPLLSTLEKQTISHVTLPPSALAIMDPVPLPGLTTLVTAGEPCPSGLFKKWGKGRRFINAYGPTEATVCASAFVCTDEDTDQLPIGQPIDNTSLYVLNKKLEPVPIGVPGQLYIGGTGLARGYLNRPTLNREKFIANPFKEITGHNRLYQTGDMVCFLTDSTLMFMGRFDHQVKIRGFRIEPEGIEKVIARHPKISQVVVIPKTDPSSERYLVAFFSSLNASTGNCLAVEIRQFAEKNLPGYMIPSRFIPIDDMPYTPSGKIDRRMLEGMDIQIRRHQNTTYLPANNTEKQLITLFSKVMNGNAIPIESHDDFFKSGMDSLAAVRFINILEKTFNLRLVFSELMDNSTPHTLAKLLSGRTGLTHRQMIIPITEGGTKPPFFCITAGYGDMVKLRELSHHLGKDQPFFMVQPSDAGTAMGTTHLAKQYAAQILNRCPNGPYRLGGYSAGGLMAYETARLLKVQGHDVDFLVMIGAPHSYNRFTRLVNKQIGSIMLRLLPDSDKKIVSNSIEILRAVFLDKGLQYHLETLVGYRPAGYKGKINYFQGKWAISRFLGTHNIWCRHAKGPFELHMLPGNHDSFMKAPHVATLAGRLKQCLAGLDPNKGNDK, encoded by the coding sequence ATGTCAACCAAACCTTACGATAATATCTACCCCCTCTCTCTGATTCAAGAAGATATCTGGCTTTCCCAGATGATCCATAATGAGATTCCACTGTATAATATTGGCGGTAATGTCAAAATCAACGGCTATATTGACGTTGACGTTTTCATTGAAGCCCACCAAAGAATGACCCAGGAAAATGACGCCCTCAGAATCGTGTTTCACAAAGGCGACACCCTGCCCAGTCTTAGTTTTTATGATACAGCCCCCAAAATAGAACTGAAGGATTTTTCAAACCATGCAGATCCGGATAAAGCCGCCATGCAATGGTGGGAAACGCAATTCTGTAAACCCTTTAAAATCCATGATTCCCAACTGGCCAGATATTTTCTATTAAAAATCTGCGAAAAAAAATTTTATTATGCGGCCTGCGCGCATCACCTAACAGTCGACGGATACGGTTTTGCCCTTCTTCACCAGCGGCTGCTTGAGAACTATAATGCACTCATCAAGGGGCCCAAAGATACCCGCAGTAAACCATCCTATGTTGATTTTATTTCTAATGATCTAGCGTACCGCTCATCTGATAACTTCAGCCGGGCAAAAGCCTACTGGTCCAATAAATTTAAAAGTATTCCTAAGCCGGTTATTCCCCGCCGATACGCAGCAGGGTACGAAAAAACAGCAACACCCAGCGCCTTTTCCCATATCTGGCTTAGCCCAGACTTCTACCATCAGCTGATCAAATATTCAAAACAGCGCCAGGGCAATGTTTTTTTTCTCATGGCTGCGGTTTTGTATACCTATTTTCTGCGGACGACTGATATCAAGCAGTTTGTTTTTTCAATACCGTTGCTCAACCGGCCGACAGGTGAATTCATGGAAACCATTGGACCATTTGTCAATGTGGTTCCGGTCTGCCTTGATTTCGGTTTGGACATTGATATCCAAACCTTTTTTAAACTGCTGAAAACCGAATTAAAAGAATCCTTCCCACACCAGCGGTTTCCCATAGGTGAAATCAACCGGGCTGCAAAACTCAAAAAAACCGGTCGGGATCAGCTTTTTGATGTGAGCCTGTCCTATGAAAAATTCAACTACAACGTCATGGATTATAACGGGGCCGGGTTTGAGGTCAATACCATGCATAACGGCTGGGACCAGACCCCTTTGACCCTGGCCATAAAAGAGTACCAAAAAGAGACCGGGGTAAAACTTGAATTTTACTATAACCTGGCCGCATACAAACCCGATGAAATTGCATTTTTAATGGAGCGGGTGCGGTACATGCTCCAACAACTCTTAGACAAACCTGACATCCCTTTAAACCGGCTTAACATCCTGCCTGAACTGGAATCAAAAAAACTTCTGGTGGAATTCAACCATCAAGGTCAACCCCACTTTACTCCATGTAAAACCATCTGCCAAACGATAGCAGAAGCGGCCGAGACCTATCCGGATCATACCGCTGTCCAACTGGGCAGCCGGCAAATCTCCTATCGCAATCTGAACGATAAATCCGAGCGCCTGGCTTCTTATCTGAGACCTTTGCTTGAAAAGCCAGAAACCATTGTTGGGGTTTATGTTGACAGATCCATTGAACTGGTGGTTGGCATCCTCGCCATATTAAAGGCAGGTGGCGCCTATGTTCCCCTGGACCCGAATTATCCCCAAAAAAGAATAAATTTCATGATTGAGGACTCAGGAACGTCAACCATTTTAACCCTGAATAAATTTGCATCAAGGCTTGCCGAATACCAAACACGCCACATTATTGCTTTGGACAATTTCCCCTATGAAAACCAGGCTGTTCAAAGAACCAAACCGGTCTTGAATGCCGACCACTTAGCCTATGTCATTTACACTTCAGGCACAACCGGCAAGCCCAAAGGCGTCATGTGTACGCATGGTGGGCTTGCCAACCTTGTGGCAGCCCAGAACAAAATATTCGGCATTTGCCATGACAGCAGAGTTTTGCAATTTGCATCACTTAATTTTGATGCCTCTGTTTCAGAAATGTTTACCACCCTTTCGGCCGGGGCGACCCTGGTTCTAGCGGAAAAAGACAATCTAATGCCGGGCCCTCCGCTGCTGTCCACCCTTGAAAAACAAACAATCTCCCATGTAACACTGCCCCCGTCTGCACTTGCAATTATGGACCCTGTGCCGCTGCCCGGCCTTACCACCCTGGTGACCGCAGGAGAGCCCTGTCCTTCAGGGCTGTTTAAAAAATGGGGAAAAGGACGCCGTTTCATCAACGCATACGGCCCCACCGAAGCCACGGTCTGTGCGTCTGCCTTCGTTTGCACCGATGAAGACACAGACCAGCTCCCCATAGGTCAACCCATTGACAATACAAGTCTCTATGTCCTGAACAAAAAGCTTGAACCAGTCCCCATTGGCGTACCCGGACAATTGTATATCGGCGGTACAGGCCTGGCCAGGGGGTACCTGAACCGTCCCACACTGAACCGGGAAAAATTTATTGCAAATCCATTCAAAGAGATCACCGGTCACAACCGACTTTACCAAACCGGGGACATGGTATGTTTTTTAACGGATTCAACCCTTATGTTTATGGGGCGATTTGACCACCAGGTCAAAATCAGGGGATTCCGGATTGAGCCTGAAGGGATTGAAAAGGTAATTGCACGCCACCCCAAAATATCCCAGGTTGTTGTGATTCCCAAGACCGACCCATCATCGGAAAGATACCTTGTCGCATTTTTTTCAAGCCTTAACGCTTCTACAGGCAACTGTCTTGCTGTGGAGATCAGACAGTTTGCCGAAAAAAACCTGCCCGGCTACATGATCCCGTCCCGATTCATCCCCATCGACGACATGCCTTATACACCGAGCGGTAAAATAGACCGCCGGATGTTGGAAGGTATGGATATTCAAATCAGACGACACCAAAACACCACATATCTTCCGGCCAATAACACCGAGAAACAACTGATTACCCTTTTTTCCAAAGTGATGAATGGAAACGCCATACCTATAGAAAGCCATGACGATTTCTTTAAATCGGGCATGGACTCCCTTGCCGCAGTAAGATTTATCAATATCCTGGAAAAAACCTTCAATCTCCGGCTGGTATTTTCCGAACTGATGGACAACAGCACCCCCCACACCCTGGCTAAACTATTGTCAGGCCGCACAGGCCTGACCCACCGCCAAATGATTATTCCCATTACAGAGGGCGGGACCAAACCGCCTTTTTTTTGTATAACCGCCGGCTACGGGGATATGGTTAAGCTGCGAGAGTTGTCCCATCACCTTGGCAAAGATCAACCCTTTTTCATGGTCCAGCCCAGTGATGCCGGCACGGCAATGGGAACAACCCATCTGGCCAAACAGTATGCGGCCCAAATTTTAAACCGGTGCCCCAACGGCCCTTACAGGCTTGGCGGTTACAGTGCAGGCGGTTTGATGGCCTATGAAACCGCCCGTTTGCTCAAAGTACAGGGCCATGACGTGGATTTTTTAGTTATGATCGGGGCACCGCACAGCTATAATCGATTTACCCGTCTTGTGAACAAGCAAATCGGATCGATCATGTTACGTCTGCTGCCTGATTCTGACAAAAAAATCGTCTCAAACAGTATAGAAATCTTGAGAGCTGTATTCCTTGACAAGGGGCTCCAATATCATTTGGAGACTTTGGTTGGGTATCGCCCCGCAGGCTACAAGGGAAAAATTAATTATTTCCAGGGCAAGTGGGCGATATCCAGATTTTTGGGTACCCACAATATCTGGTGCAGGCATGCAAAGGGCCCGTTTGAACTGCACATGCTCCCCGGCAACCATGACAGTTTCATGAAGGCCCCCCATGTGGCCACACTGGCCGGCAGACTCAAACAATGCCTGGCCGGCCTTGACCCAAACAAAGGCAACGACAAATGA
- a CDS encoding glycosyltransferase, with amino-acid sequence MNITIVALGSSGDAYPSIALGLGLKKAGCRVCLAANPVFEADALKRGINVFPIQTMLRQSLADTPDSTKPSKPLNPLRFLKSKKKHIVPILDQIVTDIRHACQDADLILYNMLGLPAHHFAKQTGVKAFPICLQPLGRTTGFPCPVISSNIHVPKMLNAASYRVAEKCMALFLNKSAQLKGKASFQDFFQEVYSENIPVFHGFSACVLPKPSDWSDNMHITGYWFLDPPGDWSPPKGLQTFLSQGSAPVCVGFGSMNDPDINITIEKAVQGILQAGHRVILLTGWSEETFSKPANPDVYVAKNIPHAWLFSRVCAVVHHGGAGTTGAALRAGIPSVIIPFFFDQGFWADRLEKLGAGPPRLSKKTLTPQTMTSCINKVLDNKIMQNRLKDLSFKLNEENGVDNAVNLLLNH; translated from the coding sequence ATGAATATTACAATTGTGGCGTTGGGCTCCAGTGGAGATGCCTATCCTTCCATCGCCCTGGGACTTGGATTAAAAAAGGCCGGATGCAGGGTATGCCTTGCAGCGAACCCGGTTTTTGAAGCAGATGCCCTGAAGCGGGGCATCAATGTTTTCCCTATTCAAACCATGTTAAGGCAGTCTTTAGCAGACACCCCCGACAGCACCAAGCCATCCAAGCCACTGAACCCATTGCGTTTTTTGAAATCCAAAAAAAAACATATCGTACCGATTCTGGATCAGATTGTCACAGATATCCGCCATGCCTGCCAGGATGCGGATTTGATTCTTTACAATATGCTGGGCCTGCCGGCCCATCATTTTGCCAAACAAACCGGCGTCAAAGCATTTCCAATTTGCCTTCAGCCCCTGGGCCGGACCACTGGGTTTCCATGCCCTGTGATTTCCTCAAACATCCATGTCCCGAAAATGCTCAATGCAGCAAGCTACAGGGTTGCTGAAAAATGCATGGCACTTTTTTTAAACAAAAGCGCTCAGTTGAAAGGAAAAGCCTCTTTCCAGGATTTTTTTCAGGAAGTATATTCTGAAAACATCCCAGTTTTCCATGGTTTCAGTGCCTGTGTCCTTCCGAAACCTTCCGACTGGTCGGACAATATGCATATCACCGGTTACTGGTTTCTGGATCCTCCCGGGGACTGGTCCCCCCCCAAAGGCCTGCAAACGTTTCTAAGCCAGGGCTCTGCACCGGTATGTGTCGGGTTTGGCTCCATGAATGATCCGGATATCAACATTACCATTGAAAAAGCTGTGCAGGGAATCCTTCAGGCCGGCCACAGAGTGATCCTTTTAACGGGCTGGAGCGAAGAGACCTTTAGCAAGCCAGCGAACCCTGATGTTTACGTGGCAAAAAACATCCCCCATGCCTGGCTATTTTCCAGAGTCTGTGCCGTAGTCCACCATGGCGGTGCCGGCACCACAGGAGCGGCCCTCAGGGCAGGCATACCATCGGTTATCATTCCATTCTTTTTTGACCAGGGATTCTGGGCCGACAGACTTGAAAAACTTGGGGCAGGACCGCCGCGCCTGTCCAAAAAAACGTTAACCCCGCAGACCATGACATCTTGCATCAACAAAGTACTGGACAACAAAATCATGCAGAACAGACTCAAGGACCTCAGCTTTAAGCTGAACGAGGAAAACGGCGTTGATAATGCAGTAAATCTTTTGTTAAATCATTGA
- a CDS encoding methyl-accepting chemotaxis protein, with product MPIHKKLHDSAAKINDVWAQTHQGLGLTLKKILAAHLEWMQSVSQSIMTQSTIDVQTDPEKCKLGEWLNGKHAQTIMTQWPEFAAIIKKIHRPHKALHTSVFQLNQAASEINKVTEAISDISEQTNLLALNATIEAARAGDAGKGFAVVASEIKALANQTADATN from the coding sequence GTGCCTATCCATAAAAAACTGCATGATTCCGCGGCTAAGATTAATGATGTCTGGGCACAAACCCACCAAGGACTGGGTTTGACACTGAAAAAAATATTGGCGGCACATTTAGAATGGATGCAGTCCGTATCACAATCCATCATGACCCAATCAACCATTGATGTACAAACAGATCCCGAAAAATGTAAATTAGGTGAATGGCTCAATGGCAAACACGCACAAACAATTATGACCCAGTGGCCTGAGTTTGCAGCGATTATTAAAAAAATTCACAGACCGCACAAAGCGCTTCATACCTCCGTGTTCCAACTTAATCAAGCGGCATCGGAGATAAATAAGGTCACAGAAGCAATATCCGATATTTCTGAACAAACCAACTTACTGGCATTAAATGCAACCATCGAAGCGGCCAGAGCTGGAGATGCGGGTAAGGGCTTTGCCGTGGTTGCAAGCGAAATCAAAGCTCTTGCAAATCAGACAGCCGATGCGACCAATTAA
- the lipB gene encoding lipoyl(octanoyl) transferase LipB yields the protein MMIGHTRSVDERCAVFEDLGIRDYVPVLDLQTTVREEMIRNPGLSDRVLFVQHPAVYTLGKRGGRENLVVSEQFLADKGIEIVQTARGGNITFHGPGQAVLYPIINLDRCRIGVADFVHGLEEIMMKTAREFGVEARRDQKNHGLWVENKKVGSVGLSIKKGICIHGLALNVCPDLTPFTWINPCGLQNLSMTSLEQENKNFTFDSKASMEQVKRLFFRFFCQIFDFNTKGANP from the coding sequence ATGATGATTGGACACACCCGTTCAGTGGATGAGAGATGTGCGGTATTTGAGGATCTTGGCATCCGGGATTATGTGCCGGTTCTTGACCTTCAGACCACTGTTCGGGAAGAGATGATCCGGAACCCGGGTCTTAGTGACCGGGTCTTATTTGTCCAGCACCCCGCGGTTTACACCTTAGGTAAAAGAGGGGGACGGGAAAACCTTGTGGTGTCCGAACAGTTTCTTGCCGACAAAGGCATTGAAATTGTCCAGACCGCCAGGGGTGGGAATATCACCTTTCACGGGCCGGGCCAGGCAGTTCTCTATCCCATCATCAACCTGGATCGGTGCAGGATCGGTGTGGCTGACTTTGTCCACGGCCTTGAGGAAATTATGATGAAAACGGCTCGAGAGTTTGGTGTTGAGGCCCGAAGGGACCAGAAAAACCACGGTCTATGGGTGGAAAACAAGAAGGTCGGCAGTGTGGGCCTCTCGATTAAAAAAGGAATCTGCATCCATGGCCTGGCGCTGAATGTCTGTCCGGATTTGACCCCGTTTACCTGGATCAATCCCTGTGGTCTACAGAATTTATCCATGACGTCCCTTGAGCAGGAAAATAAAAATTTTACCTTTGACTCGAAAGCGTCCATGGAACAAGTTAAACGGTTGTTTTTCAGATTTTTTTGCCAAATTTTTGATTTCAACACAAAAGGGGCAAACCCATGA
- a CDS encoding cupin domain-containing protein encodes MNHPIIKMKPIDLIEHPEGGRYREVFRSKYTVSKDDRTARPALTHIYFSLNPKEISRFHKVTSDEIWNLYQGEGIHLFLWDETNTPPQCVTLSARDNCFCHVVPAGIWQAAVPISDTVLVGCSVAPGFEFSDFTLMAYESQEAEKLVSLAPELTGYISFKNSE; translated from the coding sequence GTGAATCATCCAATTATAAAAATGAAGCCAATCGATCTCATAGAACATCCCGAAGGCGGCAGATATCGTGAAGTTTTCAGATCTAAGTACACCGTGTCTAAAGATGACAGGACTGCCCGGCCGGCCCTAACCCACATCTATTTCTCGCTAAACCCCAAAGAGATCAGCCGCTTTCACAAAGTGACATCCGATGAAATCTGGAACCTTTATCAGGGGGAAGGCATTCATCTATTTCTATGGGATGAAACAAACACACCGCCCCAATGTGTGACGTTATCAGCCAGGGACAACTGTTTTTGCCATGTTGTCCCCGCAGGCATCTGGCAGGCAGCCGTGCCGATTTCAGATACGGTTTTAGTCGGCTGTTCAGTTGCCCCCGGGTTTGAATTTTCGGATTTCACGCTTATGGCGTACGAATCCCAAGAGGCTGAAAAACTCGTTTCATTGGCCCCGGAACTGACCGGATATATTAGTTTTAAAAACTCGGAATAA
- a CDS encoding SEC-C metal-binding domain-containing protein: MAKIGRNTPCPCGSGKKYKKCCLGLDLCLILLDSHHSIQNWICFQTVLWI, encoded by the coding sequence ATGGCAAAGATCGGTCGCAATACACCATGCCCTTGCGGCAGCGGTAAGAAATATAAGAAGTGTTGTTTGGGACTCGACCTGTGCCTTATCCTGCTGGATTCACACCATTCTATACAGAATTGGATCTGCTTTCAAACAGTGTTGTGGATTTAA
- a CDS encoding cache domain-containing protein translates to MVSGKVNKKNIGIQKFLIKNIVIIVSVLFGLLLLVWGVNKFYVFSSESKLLKEKYEDEQKKMLKKEVNNVVNYIDYMKDHTEIRLKSELNNRVNEAIDIARNIYQENIDSKPLSEIEKMVKDALRPIRFFEGRGYFFAFSMDGIETLFADKPEMEGENMLPVQGAKGEFVVRDMIDLVKKQGEGFYQYTWTKPSQRDVGFLKIAYVKYFKPFDWVFGTGEYIDNFTNQIQNMVLERIVNLRFRDEGYFFGSTEGGYPLFTNGVITKGTDHIWEMTDPNGVKVIQEQQSVSKQPDGGFVRYSWSKLGSSTPVPKISYVREIPGWGWTIGAGVYLDTVEKTITKSKDTLKRQLIKKSIAGICVLIGFIVLIWFLAKRVTDKIHETIETFEKSFRNAATDFVTIPTDDMQFSELSRIAKSANKMIAVQKKTEKSLRESEKMHRALVEGMPDIVMRFDRKGRHLFVSDNVRETMDIEPEHFIDKTHAELGFPEETCRFWEESIRRVFDSGAPFETEFTFEGKAGPVIFDWRLIPERDGQGEVSSVLSINRDITSHRKAEQDYQTLFREMLDGFALHEIILDPDGIPVDYRFLAINPSFERMTGLRAQDIVGRTVLEVLPGTERHWIETYGNVALTGDPAHFENYSTELRKHFDVTAFRPVEGQFACIFQDITERIKAEAERERLQAQLTQVQKMESIGNLAGGIAHDFNNILFPIIGMSELLLEDLPPGSGERENAEEILKAGKRGSDLVKQILTFSRRSEHKMMPTRIHNILKEVITLSRSSIPSDIEIKQEIQQDCGMVMADPSQIHQIGMNIITNAYHAVEETGGTIFVKLKQTVLNVTESVQNNLCPGVYAILSISDTGHGMSGELIGKIFDPYFTTKKQGKGTGLGLAVVHGIVNEHGGAIKVQSEIGKGTDFHIYLPLMEKTVGPKIDELTAVDLVGNERILLVDDEEAIAKVEKQMLERLGYQVIIRNSSPDALQTLRSNVDSFDLVITDMTMPNMTGDKLAKEMIALRPDLPIIICTGFSERINQEKAEAFGIKGFLMKPVVKSELAQMVRKVLDESQKS, encoded by the coding sequence ATGGTAAGTGGAAAAGTGAATAAGAAGAATATTGGCATCCAAAAATTTCTAATCAAAAACATTGTGATCATTGTCTCTGTATTATTTGGTCTATTACTTTTAGTTTGGGGTGTGAATAAATTTTATGTTTTCTCTTCTGAATCCAAATTGTTGAAAGAGAAGTATGAAGATGAACAAAAAAAGATGCTTAAAAAAGAGGTCAACAATGTAGTCAATTATATCGATTACATGAAAGACCACACCGAAATACGGCTGAAATCTGAACTGAATAATCGTGTAAACGAAGCCATCGATATTGCGAGAAATATATATCAGGAGAACATTGATTCAAAGCCCCTATCTGAGATCGAAAAAATGGTCAAAGATGCCTTAAGACCGATACGATTTTTTGAAGGTAGGGGATATTTTTTTGCATTCTCAATGGACGGAATCGAAACGCTTTTTGCCGACAAACCTGAAATGGAAGGGGAGAATATGCTTCCAGTCCAAGGGGCTAAAGGAGAATTTGTCGTTAGAGACATGATCGACCTCGTTAAAAAACAAGGCGAAGGATTCTACCAATACACTTGGACAAAGCCATCCCAAAGGGATGTGGGGTTTTTAAAAATTGCGTATGTTAAATATTTCAAACCGTTCGATTGGGTTTTTGGAACAGGTGAATATATAGATAATTTTACCAATCAAATTCAAAACATGGTTCTGGAAAGGATCGTAAACCTTAGATTCAGAGATGAAGGGTATTTTTTTGGTAGCACAGAAGGCGGATATCCATTATTCACGAATGGGGTAATAACCAAAGGGACCGATCATATATGGGAAATGACCGATCCCAACGGCGTAAAAGTCATTCAAGAACAACAAAGCGTCTCGAAGCAACCTGATGGGGGCTTTGTTCGATATTCCTGGTCCAAGCTGGGATCTTCAACTCCAGTGCCCAAAATTTCTTACGTTCGTGAAATACCTGGATGGGGGTGGACAATCGGGGCTGGGGTCTATCTTGATACGGTTGAAAAAACAATTACAAAATCTAAAGACACATTGAAAAGGCAACTAATCAAGAAAAGCATAGCCGGCATTTGTGTGCTCATCGGTTTTATTGTGCTGATATGGTTTTTGGCTAAACGCGTAACGGATAAAATCCATGAAACCATCGAAACATTTGAAAAGTCATTTAGAAATGCGGCCACGGATTTTGTCACAATACCGACTGATGATATGCAGTTTTCAGAATTGTCCCGCATTGCCAAATCAGCGAACAAAATGATTGCTGTGCAGAAAAAGACTGAAAAATCCTTGCGCGAGAGCGAGAAAATGCACCGGGCGCTGGTTGAGGGTATGCCTGACATCGTGATGCGCTTCGACCGGAAGGGACGGCATCTGTTCGTCTCCGACAATGTACGCGAAACGATGGACATAGAACCGGAGCATTTCATCGACAAAACCCACGCCGAGCTGGGATTTCCCGAGGAGACGTGCCGGTTCTGGGAGGAATCCATCCGTAGGGTGTTCGACAGCGGCGCGCCCTTCGAGACCGAATTCACGTTCGAGGGCAAGGCCGGCCCCGTCATCTTCGATTGGCGGCTCATTCCTGAACGGGACGGCCAAGGCGAGGTGTCTTCCGTGCTCTCGATCAATCGAGACATCACCTCCCACCGCAAGGCCGAACAGGATTACCAGACCCTCTTCCGCGAGATGTTGGACGGTTTTGCCCTGCATGAAATCATCCTTGATCCGGATGGAATACCAGTGGATTATCGTTTCCTGGCCATCAACCCGTCATTCGAACGTATGACCGGCCTGAGGGCCCAGGACATCGTGGGCCGCACCGTCCTGGAAGTCCTGCCCGGCACCGAGCGGCACTGGATCGAAACATACGGTAATGTGGCGCTCACCGGCGACCCGGCCCACTTCGAGAATTACAGCACCGAACTTAGAAAGCATTTCGATGTGACCGCCTTTCGTCCTGTTGAAGGGCAGTTTGCATGCATTTTTCAGGATATCACCGAGCGGATTAAGGCCGAAGCCGAACGGGAAAGACTCCAGGCCCAACTCACCCAGGTCCAGAAAATGGAATCCATTGGAAATCTTGCCGGCGGAATTGCCCATGATTTTAACAACATCCTCTTTCCCATTATTGGAATGTCCGAGTTGCTACTTGAAGATCTGCCTCCAGGAAGCGGTGAAAGAGAGAATGCCGAAGAAATTTTAAAAGCAGGTAAAAGAGGTAGTGATCTTGTTAAACAGATTCTCACCTTCAGTCGTCGATCTGAACATAAAATGATGCCAACCCGAATTCATAATATTTTAAAGGAAGTAATAACCCTGTCACGCTCCTCGATTCCGAGCGATATTGAAATCAAGCAGGAAATCCAGCAAGACTGCGGGATGGTAATGGCGGACCCATCCCAGATTCATCAAATAGGTATGAATATTATTACCAATGCCTATCATGCTGTAGAAGAAACGGGTGGTACAATTTTTGTCAAATTAAAACAAACCGTTCTAAATGTCACAGAATCTGTTCAAAATAATCTTTGTCCAGGTGTTTACGCAATTCTATCAATTTCAGACACGGGTCATGGAATGTCAGGAGAACTCATCGGCAAAATATTTGACCCGTATTTTACGACAAAGAAACAGGGAAAGGGAACCGGACTCGGACTTGCAGTGGTTCACGGCATTGTGAATGAACATGGTGGCGCCATCAAGGTTCAAAGTGAAATAGGTAAAGGGACAGATTTTCATATATATTTGCCTTTAATGGAAAAAACAGTTGGCCCTAAAATCGATGAGCTAACAGCTGTTGATTTAGTTGGTAATGAACGTATTTTGCTGGTAGACGACGAAGAAGCAATTGCGAAGGTTGAAAAGCAAATGCTTGAACGCCTTGGTTACCAAGTCATTATAAGAAACAGTAGTCCGGATGCACTGCAAACATTGAGATCCAACGTAGACTCTTTTGATTTGGTGATCACTGATATGACCATGCCGAATATGACCGGTGACAAATTAGCTAAAGAAATGATTGCACTCCGACCAGACTTACCCATCATAATATGTACAGGGTTTAGCGAGCGTATCAATCAGGAGAAGGCCGAAGCTTTTGGAATCAAGGGTTTTCTTATGAAGCCTGTTGTAAAATCTGAGCTGGCTCAAATGGTGAGAAAAGTGCTGGATGAATCTCAAAAATCCTGA
- a CDS encoding 4Fe-4S binding protein: MLSCILKVKPGLEIRTESDMVTAHRQAAFDKLLSMAPDSVRIRELAEQFNMTVPPKPDGCIRCRLCVRVCNDIIGARAIAMVKTQNRRQVGPGDGDCIGCGTCANLCPTQFITVQDQDNIRTVFTGDQILSCLPLEQCEACGTQYATAPFLSHVENSIKNLVHVGQGHKFCPECTRVMSSRTHTNEHFNE; encoded by the coding sequence ATGCTTTCCTGCATTCTCAAGGTAAAACCCGGACTTGAAATCAGAACCGAATCGGATATGGTGACAGCCCATAGACAGGCGGCCTTTGACAAACTCCTGTCCATGGCACCGGACTCGGTACGTATCCGGGAACTGGCTGAACAATTCAATATGACGGTCCCGCCAAAGCCCGATGGGTGCATCCGCTGCAGGCTGTGCGTGCGGGTCTGCAATGACATAATAGGTGCAAGGGCCATTGCCATGGTGAAAACCCAAAACCGCCGCCAGGTGGGTCCGGGTGACGGAGACTGTATCGGCTGCGGAACCTGTGCCAATCTATGCCCCACCCAATTTATCACAGTGCAGGACCAGGACAATATCAGAACCGTTTTCACAGGGGACCAAATTTTAAGCTGCCTACCCCTTGAGCAGTGCGAGGCCTGCGGCACTCAGTATGCAACAGCGCCGTTTCTGAGCCATGTAGAGAACAGCATAAAAAACCTCGTTCATGTCGGACAAGGGCATAAATTCTGCCCGGAATGTACCCGGGTAATGTCCAGTCGGACGCATACAAATGAGCACTTTAATGAATAA